Proteins co-encoded in one Setaria viridis chromosome 9, Setaria_viridis_v4.0, whole genome shotgun sequence genomic window:
- the LOC117839276 gene encoding glycerophosphodiester phosphodiesterase GDPD6, with the protein MASSWYTSIIVLVLLFGGSKANPAATSHGQLDVNHKKPLQTFRPYNIAHRGSNGELPEETAAAYLRAIEEGADFIETDILASKDGHLICFHDVTLDATTDVANRREFANRKRTYEVEGAKMTGWFVVDFTLKELKSLRVKQRYSFRDQRYNGKYQIITFEEYILIALYADRIVGIYPEIKNPVFINQHVKWSNGKNFEDKFVEILLKYGYKGEYMSEDWFKQPLFIQSFAPTSLIYISNMTNSPKVFLIDDTTVRTQDTNQSYYEITSNAYFAFIRNYVIGIGPWKDTIVPPKNNYLGQPTDLVARAHALNLQVHPYTFRNENSYLHFNFNQDPYVEYEYWLNEIGVDGLFTDFTGSLHKYQEWTTPYPKKEKNAEALLHEIANMLKADGY; encoded by the exons ATGGCTTCCTCCT GGTACACCTCTATCATTGTCCTTGTGCTGCTTTTTGGGGGATCCAAAGCCAACCCTGCTGCAACATCCCACGGCCAGCTGGATGTAAACCACAAGAAGCCACTACAGACATTCAGACCTTACAACATTGCCCACAGGGGCTCAAATGGCGAATTGCCCGAAGAGACAGCAGCGGCCTACCTG AGAGCTATTGAAGAGGGTGCAGACTTCATCGAGACCGATATACTCGCATCAAAGGATGGACATCTGATCTGTTTTCATGATGTAACGTTGGATGCAACAACCGATGTTGCGAACCGGAGGGAGTTTGCCAACAGGAAGAGAACCTATGAAGTCGAAGGAGCAAAAATGACCGGATGGTTTGTTG TGGACTTTACTCTTAAAGAGCTTAAATCACTGAGGGTGAAACAACGGTACAGTTTCAGGGACCAACGGTACAATG GAAAATACCAAATAATTACATTTGAGGAGTATATCTTGATTGCGCTTTACGCCGACAGGATTGTCGGGATATATCCTGAGATCAAAAATCCTGTTTTCATCAACCAACAT GTCAAGTGGTCAAACGGAAAGAATTTTGAGGATAAGTTTGTCGAGATACTACTGAAATATGGCTATAAAGGTGAATATATGTCTGAAGATTGGTTCAAGCAACCGCTGTTCATACAATCCTTTGCTCCAACTTCACTCATTTACATCTCGAATATGACAAACTCTCCTAAAGTGTTCCTAATTGATGACACGACAGTTCGAACTCAAGACACCAATCAG TCATACTATGAGATAACTTCAAATGCCTACTTTGCATTCATAAGAAATTATGTTATTGGAATTGGTCCATGGAAGGATACAATTGTTCCTCCAAAGAATAACTATTTAGGACAGCCGACCGATCTCGTCGCACGAGCACATGCTCTTAATCTTCAG GTGCATCCTTACACATTCAGAAATGAGAATTCATACTTGCACTTCAACTTCAATCAAGACCCTTATGTCGAATATGAGTATTGGCTCAATGAGATCGGTGTCGATGGGCTATTCACTGATTTTACTGGTAGTTTGCACAAGTACCAAGAATGGACTACACCATACccaaagaaggagaagaatgcGGAAGCACTGTTGCATGAGATCGCCAACATGTTGAAGGCTGATGGATACTGA